A stretch of the Notamacropus eugenii isolate mMacEug1 chromosome 2, mMacEug1.pri_v2, whole genome shotgun sequence genome encodes the following:
- the FZD2 gene encoding frizzled-2: protein MRPPSALPRLLLPLLLLPAAGRAQFHGEKGISIPDHGFCQPISIPLCTDIAYNQTIMPNLLGHTNQEDAGLEVHQFYPLVKVQCSPELRFFLCSMYAPVCTVLEQAIPPCRSICERARQGCEALMNKFGFQWPERLRCEHFPRHGAEQICVGQNHSEDGGPALLTTAPPGLQPGGGGTPGGPGGGGGGGAGGGAPRYATLEHPFHCPRVLKVPSYLNYKFLGERDCAAPCEPARTDGSMFFSQEETRFARLWILTWSVLCCASTFFTVTTYLVDMQRFRYPERPIIFLSGCYTMVSVAYIAGFVLQERVVCNERFSDDGYRTVVQGTKKEGCTILFMMLYFFSMASSIWWVILSLTWFLAAGMKWGHEAIEANSQYFHLAAWAVPAVKTITILAMGQIDGDLLSGVCFVGLNSLDPLRGFVLAPLFVYLFIGTSFLLAGFVSLFRIRTIMKHDGTKTEKLERLMVRIGVFSVLYTVPATIVIACYFYEQAFREHWERSWVSQHCKSLAIPCPLQYTPRMSPDFTVYMIKYLMTLIVGITSGFWIWSGKTLHSWRKFYTRLTNSRHGETTV, encoded by the coding sequence ATGCGGCCCCCCAGCGCCCTGCCCCGTCTGTTGCTGCCTCTGCTACTGCTCCCCGCCGCCGGCCGGGCCCAGTTCCACGGGGAGAAGGGGATCTCCATCCCGGACCACGGCTTCTGCCAGCCCATCTCCATCCCGCTGTGCACGGACATCGCATACAACCAAACCATCATGCCCAACCTGCTGGGCCACACGAACCAAGAGGACGCCGGGCTCGAGGTGCACCAGTTCTACCCGCTGGTGAAGGTGCAGTGTTCGCCCGAGCTTCGCTTCTTCCTGTGCTCCATGTACGCACCCGTCTGCACCGTCTTGGAGCAGGCCATCCCACCGTGCCGCTCTATTTGCGAGCGCGCCCGCCAGGGCTGTGAGGCTCTCATGAATAAGTTCGGCTTCCAGTGGCCCGAGCGTCTACGCTGCGAGCATTTTCCCCGCCACGGAGCCGAGCAGATCTGCGTGGGCCAGAATCACTCCGAGGACGGCGGGCCAGCCCTGCTCACCACAGCACCCCCGGGCCTGCAGCCTGGAGGAGGGGGCACCCCGGGAGGCCCcggcggcggaggcggcggcggcgccgGGGGAGGCGCCCCACGCTACGCCACCTTGGAGCACCCTTTCCACTGCCCGCGGGTGCTCAAAGTGCCCTCCTACCTCAACTACAAGTTCTTGGGCGAGAGGGACTGCGCCGCCCCCTGCGAGCCAGCGCGCACCGACGGTTCCATGTTCTTCTCGCAGGAGGAGACGCGTTTTGCCCGCCTGTGGATCCTCacctggtctgtgctctgctgCGCCTCCACCTTCTTCACCGTCACCACCTACCTGGTGGACATGCAGCGCTTCCGGTACCCAGAACGGCCCATCATCTTCCTCTCGGGCTGCTACACGATGGTGTCGGTGGCCTACATCGCGGGCTTCGTGCTGCAGGAGCGGGTGGTTTGCAACGAGCGCTTCTCCGACGACGGCTACCGCACGGTGGTGCAGGGCACCAAGAAGGAGGGCTGCACCATCCTCTTTATGATGCTCTACTTTTTCAGCATGGCCAGCTCAATCTGGTGGGTCATCCTCTCTCTCACCTGGTTCCTAGCGGCTGGCATGAAATGGGGCCACGAAGCCATAGAGGCCAACTCTCAGTACTTTCACCTGGCAGCCTGGGCTGTGCCAGCCGTGAAGACTATCACCATACTGGCCATGGGGCAGATCGACGGCGACCTTCTGAGCGGGGTCTGTTTCGTGGGACTCAACAGCCTGGACCCGCTGCGGGGCTTCGTCCTGGCTCCTCTCTTCGTTTACCTGTTCATCGGCACCTCTTTCCTGCTGGCTGGTTTTGTGTCCCTTTTCCGTATCCGCACTATCATGAAACACGACGGTACCAAGACCGAGAAGCTGGAGAGGCTCATGGTGCGTATCGGTGTTTTCTCCGTGCTCTACACCGTGCCGGCCACCATCGTCATCGCCTGCTACTTCTACGAGCAGGCGTTTCGGGAGCATTGGGAACGCTCTTGGGTCAGCCAGCACTGCAAGAGCCTCGCCATCCCCTGCCCGCTGCAGTACACGCCGCGCATGTCCCCCGACTTCACCGTCTACATGATCAAATACCTCATGACCCTCATCGTGGGCATCACGTCGGGGTTCTGGATCTGGTCTGGCAAGACTCTCCATTCATGGAGGAAGTTTTACACCCGGCTCACTAACAGCAGACACGGGGAGACTACAGTCTGA